The following are encoded together in the Pleurocapsa sp. FMAR1 genome:
- a CDS encoding LemA family protein, with translation MKYSDSEIRIPEDIASEVLTLASRYYAEQNQGYTLSELTQASAEVQIPPELIELAVLKVQAQRQQKLEQQERIKQKRQIFLKVGGCFLIAIAFGTIYIYNSLNLAISEPLAAWAQVENQLQRRADLIPKLVQITQSYAQEKEIIDFLNKSRQGYLQAKTPEEKLQALTLVNRAITNFQNYAITDSHLQKSQLFINLQYEIAGTENRIATERMRYNQATSAYNQKIQQFPNLLFAKNFGFKPMSIYQLKR, from the coding sequence ATGAAATATTCAGATTCAGAGATTCGCATTCCTGAAGATATTGCTTCAGAAGTTCTCACTTTAGCTTCTCGATACTATGCCGAACAAAATCAAGGATATACTTTATCAGAACTGACTCAGGCAAGTGCAGAAGTTCAAATTCCGCCAGAATTGATCGAATTAGCCGTCCTGAAAGTTCAAGCACAACGTCAGCAAAAATTAGAGCAGCAAGAAAGAATTAAGCAAAAGCGTCAAATCTTTTTAAAAGTCGGTGGGTGTTTTTTAATCGCGATCGCATTCGGTACAATTTATATCTACAATAGTCTTAATCTAGCAATTTCTGAGCCTTTAGCAGCTTGGGCGCAAGTCGAAAATCAATTACAACGACGTGCCGATCTCATTCCCAAGCTGGTTCAGATTACTCAAAGTTATGCTCAAGAAAAAGAAATTATCGATTTTCTAAATAAATCTCGTCAAGGATATTTACAAGCCAAAACTCCAGAAGAAAAATTGCAAGCATTAACCTTAGTTAATCGGGCAATTACTAATTTTCAAAATTATGCTATTACTGACTCTCATTTACAAAAAAGCCAGCTATTTATCAATCTTCAGTACGAAATAGCAGGCACTGAAAACCGTATTGCCACTGAAAGAATGCGTTATAACCAGGCAACAAGTGCTTATAACCAGAAAATTCAGCAATTTCCTAATCTTTTATTCGCTAAAAATTTTGGGTTTAAGCCAATGTCTATTTATCAGTTAAAAAGATGA
- a CDS encoding IS1 family transposase (programmed frameshift), with protein sequence MSATVLPSCPSCDSNRIVKNGRIHNGKQNYKCRSCRRQFVQDPQNKIISQQTKDLVDKLLLEKIPLAGIARVTEVSEPWLQSYVNTKYESISQQVQVRTKKKGKLTIQCDEMWSFVTKKANKQWIWLALDAKTREIVGVYIGDRSRHGAKKLWQSLPPVYRQCAVCYSDFWEAYEQVIPSKRHRAVGKADATPRRRKAQGNAHQEETGKTNYIERFNCTLRQRVSRLVRKTLSFSKKIENHVGAIWNFVHHYNASLPV encoded by the exons ATGTCAGCAACTGTATTGCCTTCATGTCCATCATGTGATTCAAATCGAATTGTCAAAAACGGTCGCATCCACAACGGTAAACAAAACTATAAGTGCCGAAGTTGTAGGAGACAATTTGTACAAGATCCACAAAATAAAATTATCAGTCAACAGACCAAAGATTTAGTTGACAAGTTGTTGCTAGAGAAAATACCTTTAGCTGGTATCGCTAGAGTTACCGAAGTTTCAGAACCGTGGCTTCAAAGTTACGTTAACACTAAATATGAATCAATTTCGCAACAAGTTCAAGTGAGAACTAAAA AAAAAGGCAAATTGACAATTCAATGTGATGAAATGTGGTCATTTGTAACTAAGAAAGCTAATAAACAATGGATTTGGCTAGCTTTAGATGCCAAAACTAGAGAAATCGTCGGTGTTTATATTGGCGATCGCAGTCGTCATGGAGCAAAAAAGCTCTGGCAGTCTTTGCCACCAGTCTATCGACAATGCGCCGTTTGTTATAGTGATTTCTGGGAAGCATATGAACAGGTAATTCCCTCGAAACGCCATCGAGCAGTAGGAAAAGCGGATGCGACCCCGCGTCGACGCAAGGCGCAAGGGAATGCGCACCAAGAAGAAACAGGAAAAACTAACTACATTGAGAGATTTAATTGCACTCTACGTCAAAGAGTTTCTCGATTAGTTAGGAAAACTCTTTCATTTTCTAAAAAGATAGAAAATCATGTTGGTGCTATTTGGAATTTTGTTCATCACTATAATGCGTCCTTACCTGTTTAG
- a CDS encoding site-specific integrase yields the protein MSKDYNFEVGYETLRKDWEVYKKQTPRGVTLVKGSNNIYLQFKTPNTPRSKHKCNCTFSIDGMNDAVRKANKVKEKLDSLKSETEFWDWYKKEVEQESQLIDDRLTFEEAIKKVENDFWERLSRTKRKRDKSNHSDQTSWNDTYYRFYKKLPLGKPFELNSIETALSSWEKGSKTYEGAVSAMKHLSRTIRRTDIYDCLCEINAVQTKFKELQNADLESFLVWRDEILGVTKELSKLSNTDAREAWMWVFSMQVTYGLRISEVFAIKNLFEAYITKDGVSIPALNDASNIKNLIYIGDKTAIDTTVKTGNRIARPMIPPKYPDLIDKLNLKSPVVPTNKPKSNNSKSISNFYNKTAYKCLTRWNGTTTETHAFRHLANINGMQAGISKEVRSQSLGHTEAMNDGTYKKRQSTQTTIDLLLDSNVQAIDFVTALASVKRLCTSSPEDKEISAKILSIIYQKDKDEIITLL from the coding sequence GTGAGCAAAGATTATAACTTTGAAGTTGGTTACGAAACTTTACGAAAAGACTGGGAAGTCTATAAGAAGCAAACGCCTAGAGGGGTAACGCTTGTCAAAGGTAGTAACAATATCTATCTTCAGTTCAAGACTCCTAACACACCTAGAAGCAAGCATAAGTGCAATTGTACTTTTAGTATCGACGGGATGAACGATGCCGTTAGGAAGGCTAATAAAGTCAAAGAGAAATTAGATAGTCTTAAAAGCGAGACTGAGTTTTGGGACTGGTATAAAAAAGAAGTAGAACAAGAGTCTCAATTGATTGACGACAGGCTAACTTTTGAAGAAGCTATAAAAAAAGTAGAAAATGACTTTTGGGAGAGGCTGAGTAGAACCAAACGCAAGAGAGACAAAAGTAATCACAGTGACCAAACTAGCTGGAATGATACTTACTATCGCTTTTACAAAAAGCTTCCTTTAGGCAAGCCTTTTGAGCTAAATAGTATTGAAACCGCTTTGAGTAGTTGGGAAAAAGGCAGCAAAACTTATGAAGGAGCGGTTTCGGCTATGAAGCATCTTTCTAGAACAATTCGCAGAACGGATATTTACGATTGTTTGTGTGAAATAAACGCTGTTCAAACTAAGTTTAAAGAACTACAAAACGCTGACTTAGAAAGTTTTCTTGTCTGGAGAGACGAAATACTTGGTGTAACCAAAGAGTTAAGCAAATTGTCAAATACAGATGCTCGAGAAGCTTGGATGTGGGTGTTCTCTATGCAGGTAACCTATGGCTTGAGAATAAGTGAAGTCTTTGCTATCAAGAATCTATTTGAGGCTTACATTACTAAGGACGGTGTATCTATACCTGCTCTTAATGATGCTAGTAATATCAAAAACCTAATTTACATAGGAGATAAAACAGCGATTGATACTACTGTTAAAACAGGAAACCGTATCGCTCGTCCAATGATTCCACCTAAGTATCCTGACTTGATAGATAAACTGAACCTTAAATCTCCTGTTGTACCAACAAACAAGCCTAAAAGCAATAACTCGAAATCCATAAGCAACTTTTACAATAAGACCGCCTACAAATGCTTAACGAGATGGAATGGTACAACCACAGAAACACACGCTTTTAGGCATCTAGCTAACATTAACGGGATGCAAGCGGGTATTTCAAAAGAGGTTAGGTCACAATCCCTTGGTCATACAGAAGCAATGAATGATGGCACGTACAAGAAGCGTCAATCTACACAGACGACTATCGATTTACTACTCGATTCAAACGTACAGGCAATTGACTTTGTTACCGCTCTAGCGTCCGTTAAGAGGCTCTGTACCTCTTCCCCTGAAGACAAAGAGATATCAGCTAAGATACTCTCAATCATCTATCAGAAAGACAAAGACGAAATTATTACGCTACTATAA
- a CDS encoding lysozyme has product MSLSFHKARERAIQIISSKKNEDGYLDVDYLIDDEARKVLNLPSRPKDALPYVGWMTQPKEVKNEQMRTSKVGFMLIKKYEGLRTNAYLCPADVWTIGYGHTKGVKQEKLQFTKTND; this is encoded by the coding sequence ATGAGCCTGTCATTTCATAAGGCGAGAGAACGAGCGATACAAATAATATCTAGTAAAAAGAATGAGGATGGGTATCTGGATGTAGATTATTTAATCGATGATGAAGCAAGAAAAGTCTTAAACCTGCCTTCTAGACCAAAAGATGCGTTACCTTACGTTGGCTGGATGACTCAACCCAAAGAAGTCAAAAATGAACAAATGCGAACATCTAAAGTTGGCTTTATGTTGATAAAGAAGTACGAGGGATTGAGGACTAATGCTTACCTGTGTCCTGCGGATGTCTGGACGATTGGCTATGGGCATACCAAGGGAGTTAAGCAAGAAAAACTACAATTCACAAAGACAAATGATTAG
- a CDS encoding lysozyme: protein MISHSHLEAERLLKEDLSIFEKAVTRFVTVPLNQNQFDALVSFTFNVGVGAFSKSTLLKLLNYKDYQKAANEFSRWTRGGGRILPGLINRRKDEHELFVKQ, encoded by the coding sequence ATGATTAGCCATAGCCATCTTGAAGCAGAGAGATTACTAAAAGAGGATTTAAGTATTTTTGAAAAAGCTGTAACTCGATTTGTAACTGTGCCACTGAATCAGAATCAGTTTGACGCGCTAGTCAGTTTTACTTTTAACGTAGGCGTTGGTGCGTTTAGTAAGTCCACTTTACTTAAATTGCTTAATTACAAAGACTATCAAAAAGCAGCTAACGAGTTTAGTCGTTGGACACGTGGTGGGGGAAGAATTTTACCAGGGCTAATTAACCGCAGGAAAGACGAACACGAGTTATTTGTAAAACAATGA